Genomic DNA from Streptomyces diastaticus subsp. diastaticus:
CCAGGGCGCCGACCTCGTGTCGACGACCCTCTCCGGCTACGCACCGGGCTCCCCGCGCCAGACCCTGCCCGACCTGCGACTGGTCACCGACCTCGCCGGAGCCGTCGACGTACCGGTGGTGGCGGAGGGCCGCGTCGCCACTCCGGAGCAGGCGGCCGCGGCACTTGCCGCCGGCGCCTCGAGTGTGGTGGTGGGCACCGCGATCACCGCGCCCACCGCCCTGACCCGGCTGTTCGTGGCGGGCCTCGCGTCCTGACACGGCACCCGGGACGAAGGGAGGGGAGCGCGCGGGCCCCACACCGCCGCTTCCCTCCCTCTCGCGGGCGGCATCGGACGCCCCCGCGCCTCCCCAGCCCTCCGGTGCCGCCCCGGCTCCGGTGCGGCGGCGCCCCTTCCCCGAATCGGTTGGACCAGCATGGAAGTTGTCATCGTCGAGGACGCTGCTAAGGGCGGCGCCCTCGTCGCCCAGGCCATCGCCCGACTGCTCGCCGGCAGACCCGACGCCCTGATCGGCGTGGCCACCGGCTCGACCCCGGTCCCCGTGTACGAGGCGCTCGCGGCCCTCGCCCGGCGCGGCGAGGCGGACCTCTCCCGCGCCCGGGTCGCCCAACTGGACGAGTACGTCGGGCTCCCCCCGGGCCACCCCGAGTCCTACCGGTCCGTCCTCGCCCGCCAGGTGCTGGAGCCCCTGGGTATCCCCGAGGGGTCCTTCCTCGGTCCCGACGGGACGGCCGGCGACATCAGGGCCGCCTGCGAGGCGTACGACCGCGCGCTCGCCGCGGCAGGCGGGGTGGACCTGCAACTGCTGGGGATCGGCACGGACGGGCACATCGGCTTCAACGAGCCGTGCTCCTCGCTGACGTCCCGCACCCGGATCAAGACGCTCACCGAGCGGACCCGCGCCGACAACGCCCGGTTCTTCGGCCACGACGTCGGCCAGGTGCCGCGCCATGTGATCACCCAGGGCGTCGGCACCATCCTGGAGGCGCGCCACGTGGTCCTCCTCGCCACCGGCGAGGCCAAGGCCGAGGCGGTGGCGGCGACCGTCGAGGGGCCGCTCTCCGCGAGATGCCCGTCCTCCGCCCTCCAGCTCCACCCGCACGCCACCGTCGTCGCCGACGAGGCGGCGGCCTCCCGGCTGGAGCTGGCCGGCTACTTCCGCCGCACCTTCGCGGGCAAGCCGCCGTGGCAGGGCATCTGACCGGCGCCCGGACCCGTCGGCGGCGCGGCGGCGGACCCGTGGCACGCGCACCAGCCGCTTCCTGCCGCGAGGCGCGTTCTGCTGTGGACCGGTCGGCAACGAGAGCCGTTCGCGGGGGCGTGGAACACCTCGCGTAGGTGTTGACCCGGCGGCGCGGGAGGACGGGGCGGCGCTTCTCGTGCCCCTCGCCGCCGTCCCGCGTCCCCGGCCGGGGAGCTTGTCCCCGAGACGGGCCGCCGTGCGGGTGCGGCCGGGCCCGGTGCGCCCGGGAGCGTCATGTCCGGCCCGGTACGGACGGGAGGGCTGCCGGGGGCACTTCGGCAGCCCTCCCGTCCGTCAGTAGGCGACGCGGTCGCTCTTGGCCAGCCAGGTGTCGAACGGCCGGGTGCGTGCGGGCAGGTCCAGGTGCTCGACCGCCAGCGGCCAGCTCGCCCGCGGCTTCTTCTCGAACAGGTCGTAGAACTCGCGGTCGTCGAAGCCGGCCACGGCGGCGTCGTGCCGGTCGGCGCAGTACACGACCCGGTCGACGCGGGCCCACAGGGCGGTCGAGAGGCACATCGGGCACGGCTCGCAGGAGGTGACCAGCACGCAGCCGTCGAGGGAGAAGGTGTTCAGCTCCCGGCAGGCCGCGCGGACCGCGCCGACCTCGGCGTGCGCGGAGGGGTCCAGCGCGGCGGTGACCTGGTTGCGGCCGGTGGCGACGACCCGGTCGTCCTTGGCGATCAGCGCGCCGAACGGGCCGCCCCCGCTGCTCGCGCTGGTGGTGGCCAGGTCGATCGCCTGCTCCATCCAGACGCGTTCGAGGGGGTGGACGCCGTCTTCCTGGGCACGGGTGGTCATCGTTCTTCCTTCGGGAGTTCGGGAGTCCGGGAGCGCGGGGAGCGGGCCCCGGAGACGGGCGCGCTCAGGAGCCGCAGAGCTGCTCGGGGGAGACCGGGGTGTGGGTGAGGTTCAGGCCGGTGGCGTCGCGGATGGCGTTGACGACGGCGGGGGTGGCCGAGATGGTGGGCGGTTCGCCTACGCCGCGGACGCCGTACGGCGAGTGGGGGTCGGCGCGTTCGAGGACGTCGATCCGCATGGGCGGGGTGTCGAGGATCGTCGGGATCAGATAGTCGGTGAAGGAGGGGTTGCGGATCTTGCCCTCCCGCACCTTGATCTCCTCCATGACGGCGAGTCCGAGACCCTGCGTCGACCCGCCCTGGATCTGCCCGACGACGGCGTCCGGGTTGACGGCCTTGCCGACGTCCTGGGCGCAGTCGAGCTGGACGACCTTGACCAGGCCGAGACCGGTGTCGACCTCCACGACGGCGCGGTGTGCGGCGTAGGCGTGCTGGACGTGCACCCGGCGGCTCTGGCCGGTGACCGGGTCCATCTTGTACGTCCGGAGGTGGTGGTACTCGCGGGTCTCCTCGATCGCCTCCTCACCCAGGACCTCCACGAGGTCGAGGACGGCGCCGGTGGCGGAGACGACCTTGCCGCCGGTGAGGGTCAGCCCGGCAGAGTCCTCACAGAAGCGTCGCGCCACCCGATCGAAGACCGCCTGCCGCACGGCCGCGCAGGCGTCGCGGACGGCGCCGCCGGTGATGTACGTCTGGCGCGAGGCCGAACTCGACCCGGCGTCCCCGACTTGGGTGTCGGCCGGGTGGATGGTCACCCGTTCCACGCCGAGTTCGCTGCGGGCGATCTGCTGGTGCACGGTGATCAGACCCTGGCCGACCTCGGCCGCCGCGGTGTGCACCAGCGCGACCGGCGCGCCCCCGATGACCTCCAGACGCACGCGCGCCGTGGAGTAGTCGTCCACGCCCTCGGCGTACGAGACGTTCTTGATGATCACGCTGTAACCGACACCCCGGACGACGCCCTCGCCGTGCGAGGTGTTGGAGAGCCCGCCGGGCAGCGTGCGGACGTCCCGGGGCGTGGTGGTGTCCTCCGGCGGAAGCGGCATCCGCGCCAGGCGTTCCAGGAGCTCGGCGACCGGGGCGGGGGAGTCCAGCACCTGCCCGGTGTGCAGCGACGCGCCCTCCCGCACCGCGTTGATCTGCCGCAGCCGGACGGGGTCCATGCCGAGGGCGCCGGCCAGCTTGTCCATCTGGAGTTCGTAGGCGAAGGCCGGCTGCACGGCACCGAGGCCGCGCATCGCGCCGCAGGGCGGGTTGTTGGTGTACACGCCCCACCCCTCGATCCTGACGTTGGGCACGACGTAGGGACCGGTACCGAGCGAGGTGGCGTTGGAGACGACGACGGGGGTCTTGGAGGCGTACGCACCGCCGTCGAAGTACATCCGCGCCTTCACGTAGACGAGCTTGCCGTCCTTGGTGGCGCCGTGCTCGTAGTACATCTTCGCGGGGTGGCGGTGGACGTGGCCGTAGAAGGACTCCAGCCGGTTGTAGACCATCTTCACCGGCTTGCCCGTGTGCAGGGCCAGCATGCAGCAGTGGATCTGCATCGACAGATCCTCGCGGCCGCCGAAGGCGCCCCCCACACCGGACATGGTGAAGCGCACCTTGTCGAGGGGGAGGCCGAGGGCGCGGGCGGTCTGCTTCTGGTCGACATGCAGCCACTGGGTGGCGAGGAACAGGTCGACGCCGCCGTCCTCGCCGGGGATCGCCAGGCCCGACTCGGGCCCGAGGAACGCCTGGTCCTGCATGCCCATCGTGTACACGTCGGAGACCACGACCTCCGCCTCGGCCTCGGGGTCGCCCTGGACGACGGGCTGGTAGCGGACGATGTTCCCCCCGGGATGCAGCTCGGGGAGGGTGTCGTCGTGTGCGGCGCGCTCGGGGTCGGTGACCGGCTCCAGGACCTCGTACGCCACGACGATCTTCGCCAGCGCCCGGCGCGCCGTCTCGGGGTGGTCCGCCGCGACGAGGGCGACGGGCTCGCCCTGGTGGCGGACGACGTCCACGGCGAGCACCGGGGTGTCGGAGACCTTCAGGCCGTAGACGTTCTCGCCCGGTACGTCCTGATGGGTCAGGACCGCGTGCACCCCGGGCTGCTTGAGCGCCTCGGAGACGTCGACGGACCTGATCCGGGCGTAGGCATGGGGACTGCGCAGGGTGGAGCCCCAGAGCATGTCCTCGGCCCACAGGTCGGAGGAGTAGGCGTACTCCCCGGTGACCTTCAGGGTGCTGTCCGGGCGCGACGGGCTGTCGCCGATCCCCCCTGTGACGGCGTCGTCGAGACGTTGGGGGGAGCGGGTGGGGGAGGTCGGTCGGGTCATCGGGAGTCTCCGTCCTGGTGACGAGGCATGGCCGGGAGCGAGGCGCCGGTCCCTGCGCCGGAGGGGAGGGGTCTGCGACGTGCCGTGCGTCGTCGCACCGCGTACCTGGAGTAGACAGTTCCGGGACCACGCACAACCAGGCGTGGAAGACCTGAAAGCAGGCCTCGGACGCCACACGATCTTCGTCGCTTCCTACAGGCGGAGCCTGGGCGCGGAGCCTGAGGAAACGCCTACGCGGCCCGGCCGGAGGCGCTGCGCGGCACGCAGGACCCGGTGCCCTCCGGTTCGGCGAGGACCGCCCCCCCGGACCGTCGGACTCGCGGCGGTCGGCGACGAGTATCGCGCCGAGGCCGAGGAGCCGCTCCACCTCCGGCTCGCGCGTGGTCTCCGGCCGCAGGCACAGGTGGAGCCGGTTCTTGACCGTCCTGGACTCGGGCACCTGGTGGAAGCGGGATGCCGGGCCCACGGCCTGCGTCCCCTGGACCTCCGGATCATCCGGGCGGTCCCCGGGCCCCGGCGGAGTCCCCGTCGTCTCGCTCCAGAAGCACGCCAGACCGTACGCGTCCGCACAGTCGATCGCCACGTTCCGCACCACGGAAGACATGCCGCCGATCCTTCCTCGCTCCCGTCCCGTACGCCGGCGCGCCCTCCCTCGTCTCCCGGCCGCGCCGGTCGTGGTGGTACGCGGGCGCGAGGTCCGCGACCGTGGGGCGAGTCCGGCCAGGTGGTCCGGAGTCCCGGGCCGTCGTGGCGCGGGACTCCCGGACGGCCGGGCGCGGTGTCGCCGTGCCGCGCTCCTTCCGGCGGGTGCGCGCGGACTCGGTCACCGGGGTGCGCCCCGCGCTCTCGTCTCCGTCACCAGGGTGCACCCGCCGGCGCCGGCGGGTGCACCGGTCCGGCCGTGCCGGTCGGAGACTGAAGCGTTCTGCGGAGGGGGCGTACGCGGGAGTGGAACCCGCCGGTGCCGAAGGGGCGTCGGAGCAGGCCGGGGCGGAGAGCGAGGCCAGGGCCGCTGCGGTCATGCCCTGGTCGAGGGCGAGGAAGAAGTCGGTGACCCGCCCGGTGCGCGAGGTGCCACCGGGCGGGCCGCTGTCGGGTGGGCGCGGGGTCAGTCCTGGCGGGCCGAGGCGGGCGAGCGGGCGGGGAACAGCCCGCGGAGCAGGGGCCAGGCCAGGATCAGCAGGATCAGCGCGTAGACGGTCACGGAGAACGGGGTGTCGACCAGGCCGGTGACACTTCCGTCGCTGATCTGAAGGGCGCGGCGCAGTTGCTGTTCGGCGGCCGGGCCGAGGATGACGCCGATGACGGCGGGCAGGACGGGCAGCCCGTACCGCCGCATACCGAAGCCGATGAGGCCGATGACCAGCAGGATGACCAGGTCGACCGACTCGCCGCCGACCGCGTAGGCGCCGACCGCCGCGAAGAAGAGGATGCCCGCGTAGAGGTAGGGGCGCGGGATGCGCAGCAGCTTGGCCCAGACCGGGGCGAGCGGCAGGTTCAGGGCAAGCAGCAGCACCATGCCGACGAAGAGCGAGGCGATCAGACCCCACACAAGGTCGGGTTCGCGTTCGAACAACAGCGGGCCCGGCTGGATGCCGTACTGCTGGAAGGCGGCGAGCATGACGGCGGCGACGGCCGTGGTGGGCAGCCCCAGCGTCAGCATGGAGACGAGGGTGCCCGCGGCCGAGGCGGAGGCGGCCGACTCGGGGCCGGCGACGCCCTCGATGGCACCCTTGCCCCACTCGTCCTTGTGCCGGGAGAGCCGCTTCTCGCCGACGTAGGAGAGGAAGGTCGGGATCTCCGCGCCGCCCGCCGGGATCGCGCCGAAGGGGAAGCCGATGAACGGGCCGCGCAGCCACGGCTTCCAGGTGCGCTTCAGGTCCTCGCGGCCGAGCCACGGGCGGCCGACCGGGATGGCCTCGGCGCTCGTGCGACGCAGGTGGGCGGCGACCCACAGGGCCTCGCCGATCGCGAACAGCCCGACCGCGACGATGACCACGTCCACGCCGTCGGCCAGCTGGAGCGAGCCGAAGGTGAGGCGTTGCTGCCCGGTCATCTGGTCGAGGCCGACCAGGCCGATGGTGAGGCCGATGAGGAGCGAGGCGAGGCCGCGCACCCGGGAGGAGCCGAGGACGGAGGTGACGGCGATGAAGGCCAGCACCATGATCGCCAGGTAGTCGGGGGCGCCGATGTCGACAGCCAGGCTCGCCACGGTCGGGGCCAGCACCACCAGCAGGATCGTGCCGATCATGCCGCCCGCGAAGTGGCCGATGGCGGCGGCCGCGAGGGCCTGGGATCCCCGGCCGGCCTTGGCCATGGGGTTGCCCTCCATGGCGGCGACGACGGCCGCCGACTCGCCGGGGGTGTTGAGCAGGATGGAGGTGGTCGAGCCGCCGAACATGGCGCCGTAGTAGATCCCGGCGAACATGATGAAGGCGCCGGTCGGGTCGAGACCGTAGGTGACGGGCAGCAACAGGGCCACGGCCATCGCCGGGCCGATGCCCGGCAGCACGCCGATGGCGGTGCCGAGCAGGACGCCGACGGCGGCCCACAGCAGGTTGACCGGGGTCAGGGCGGTGCCGAAGCCGTCCATCAGGGAGGTGAGGGCGTTCATGTCACAGCACTCCCATCAGTGGTCCGCCGGGCAGCGGCACGCCCAGCAGGTTGTTGAAGACCACGTAGGTGAACAGGGCGAGTCCGGCGGCGATCAGCGGATCCCGGTCGACGCGGCGGCTGCCCAGGGCGTAGGCGGTGCCCCAGAAGAGCAGCGCGCCGGAGACGGGGAAGCCCAGCGGCTCGATGAGGACGGCGGTCGCCAGGAAGACCCCGGTGAGCAGCAGGACGGTGCGCAGGTCGGCCGGTTCGGCGAGGTCGACGTCCTCGCCTCCCTCGGCCTCACCTCGACCCCCGCGCAGCACGTCCACCGCCAGGAGCAGCGAGACGACCAGCAGGCCGCCGCCGATCACGAGCGGGACGGTGCGCGGGCCGACCGGTCCGCGCTGGGCGATGTCGACCTGCATGGTGAGGGCGTCGGTGAGTACGAGGACGCCGAGCGCCAGCAGCAGCACGCTGACGCCGAGTTCGGAGTGGTCGCGCAGCCAGGCCCGGCGGCCCGAGGGGGAGGGCTGCCCGTTCTCCTCGGGCACGTCGCCCGGGACGGTGCCGGGGGTGGGTCCGGTGGTCACAGTCCCAGCTCCTTCAGTACGTCGACGACCCGCTGGTCCTCGGCTGCCAGGAAGTCGCCGAAGGCCTCGCCGGTCAGGAAGGCGTCGTCCCAGCCGTTGCGCTTCATCGAGTCGCGCCACTCGGGCGTGTCGTGGAGTTCCTCCAGCAGCGCGACGAGCTTGGCGCGTTCGGTCTCCGAGAGGCCGGGTGGAGCCACGACGCCCCGCCAGTTGGTGAAGTCCACGTCGTACCCCGCCTCCTGGAGGGTCGGAGCGTCCAGGCCCTCGGCGCGCTCGGGGCCGGTGACGGCGAGCAGCCGCAGCTCGCCGGACTCGATCTGGTCGAGGTATTCACCGACTCCGGAGACGCCGAAGCCGATCTTGTCGCCCAGGATGGAGGCGAGCAGTTCGCCGCCGCCGTCGAACGGCACGTAGTTGACGTCCTTCGGCGGGATCTTCGCCGCCTGCGCCATCTGCATCGGCGCGAGGTGGTCGGGGCCGCCGGGCGCCGAGCCGCCGCCCACGGAGACCTTCCCCGGGTTCTTCCTCCAGGCGTCGATGAGCTGGTCGATCGTCTTGTACGGCGAGTTCTTCGCGACGACCACGACGTTCGGCTCCTCGGTGAGCCGGGCGATGGGGGTGGTGTCGGCGAGCGTGCTGGGGGAGTGGTTGGAGCGGGCCGCGCCCACCACGCCCAGCCCCATGGACATGGCGAGTTTCCCGTTGCCGCGCTCGGAGACCAGCCGGCTCAGGCCCACCGTGCCGCCGGCCCCGGGGAGGTTGAACACCTCGACGTTTCGGGTGAGTTCCGCGTCCTCGGCGTCCTTGACCAGGGTGCGGGCGGTGATGTCGTACCCCCCGCCGGGGGTGTTCGGAACCATGACGCGGAGGCCGGGTATGTGGGTGCCGGTGCCGGCGCCGCTGCCCTGGGTGAGCAGCGGCGGCCCCGCGAGCACCAGTAGCGCGGCCCCGAGCAGGGCGAGGGGGGTGCGCAGACGCACGTGTGCCACCACCTGTCGGTCGATCAGGGGGACCCGGGGCTTGAGCCGAGGGTCCGGGGGTTCGTTCGTGAGAGGCTCAAGTCCGCTCCGTGACGGGCGAAGCGGCGAGGTGGCCCACATGTTGCCCGCGTGCGAACGCGCTGTCGCCCTTAGGGAACCAACGGACGTTGTGGTCGTTGTGGTCGCGCCCTACGCTGGCGCGATGCTCAAGGTGCTGGTGGTCGACGACGACTTCATGGTGGCGAAACTGCACAGCCGGCAGGTGGCCGCGACGGAGGACTGCACGGTCGTCGGCGTGGCCCACACCGGGGCGGACGCGCTGCGCGCCGCCGAACGGCTCCGCCCCGACCTGCTGCTGCTCGACGTCTACCTGCCCGACATGGACGGCATCAGGGTGCTGCGTGAACTGCGCGCCGCCGAGGAACGCGCACTCGCCTCGGGCCCCGGCGTCGACGCCCTGTTCATCACGGCGGCGCGCGACGGCGCCACCGTCCGGTCGGCCCTGCGCGCCGGGGCCCACCACTACCTGCTCAAGCCCTTCCACCAGGCCGCGCTGCGGGAGCAGTTGCGGCACGTGGCGGCTGCGCGCTCCCGGCTGGGCGCGCTGGAGACGGCCCGGCAGGAGGACGTCGACCAGCTCTTCGGCACCCGGCCGCCGGGCTCGCGGGAACTCCCGAAAGGACTGGCGGCGCACACGGCCGAACTGGTCGAGCGGACCCTGCGGGACCACCCGGCGGGGCTGTCCGCCGCCGAGTGCGCGGGCGCGGGCGCGCTCTCCCGCGTCAGTGCCCGCCGCTACCTGGAGTTCTTCGCCGAGACCGGCCGCGCCCGGGTGAGCCTGCGATACGGGGGGACGGGCCGCCCCGAGCGCCGGTACACCTGGGTGGCGTAGGCCGCCGCACACCGCCGGGGCGGGCGGCCGGAGGGGCGGCGGTGCGCCTCCGCCGGGTCAGTCCTGCCGCACCGGCGTCGCCGGGACGATGTCGTGGGCCTTCTGCACGAGGGCGGGGCGGCGCCCGTCGTTGAGTTCCCGGTCCCATTGGGCGGCGACCTGGTCGCGCGCCTGTGGCTCCATCTCCTCGGGGAGCAGGTGGCGGTAGCGCCTGTCCTCGCCGAGCAGCACCCGGACCGTGGTGGCGTACACCGGCTCCGGGTCGTACTGCTCGTGCGGGAACGCGAGCCGCTCGTAGTCGAAGAGGCGCCCGGCGGGGTCGTCGCGCCACTCCTTCCACGTCTCGAACATGGTGTCGTTGAAGCCGGTGAGGAACGGGCCCGGGTTGATCGTGGCGACCGTGACGCCGAACTCGGCCAGCTCCTGGTCGAGCGCGTCCGCGAACGCCTCCACCGCGTGTTTGGAAGCCGCGTAGGCGCCCGTGAACGGATCGACGGTGAGCCCGGCCACCGACGACATGAAGACGATCCGGCCGCTGCCCCGCTCGGCCATCCGCTTGGCGAGGGGCTGGGTCAGCAGGACGGGGCCGATGACGTTGACCTCGAACTGGCGGCGGAGGCGTGCGGCGGGGATGTCCACGGTCGAGCCGCCCTCGGCGACACCGGCGTTGTTGAGCAGCACCTCGACGTCCCAGTCGAGCGCGCGGGCCGGGTCGCCCGGGTCGGTGACGTCGAGCTTCTCCACCCGCAGCGTCACACCCCGCTCCCGGGCCTCCGCCCGTACCGGGCTGACCTGGGCGATGATCTCCACACCCGCGATCACGTCGTGCCCACCCGCCGCGAGCCGCAGCGCGACCTCCTTGCCGAAGCCGCTGCCCGCTCCCGTGATGAGGATCGTTCCCGCCATCGCCGTCCCGCCTTTCCGGCCCTCGCCGTCCGTGTCCTTGGCGCCGCCGCCACGAGAGGTGGGCCTGGGCCGACGATAAGGGCGCCGCCGCGAAGGTGCGCCGGGGGAGCGGGCCGGCCGGGTGACACGGGGGCCCGTTCGAGGGGCGGCCGCGGTGTGGGACAGGACCACGCGGCCGAGGGGCGGGCGGCCGGGAGCGCTTCCGTCCGGGCAAAAGCGCTCCGGGAGCGTGCGCGTCGCGGCCCGGCCGCCCGCCCCGGGGACGGGACGGGCGGCCGGGCCGCGGAGCCGGTGGCGGGCTCGCTGTCAGGGCACCCGTACCCAGTCCAGGGTGCGCTCCACCGCGCGTTTCCAGTCGGCGTAACCCTGCCGGCGCTGTTCCTCGGTCCACTCCGGCTGCCACCGCTTGGACTCGTGCCACTGGGTGCGCAGTTCGTCGGTGTCGCGCCAGAAGCCGACCGCCAGCCCCGCCGCGTAGGCGGCACCGAGCGCGGTCGTCTCGGCGACCACCGGCCGGCTGACCGGTACGCCGAGTACGTCGGCCTGGATCTGCATGCACAGGTCGTTGGAGGTGACGCCGCCGTCGACCTTGAGTACGTCCAGGTGGACACCGGAGTCCTGCTCCATCGCCTCCACCACGTCGCGGCTCTGGTAGCAGATCGCCTCCAGCGTCGCCCGCGCCAGGTGGCCGCCGCTGTTGTACCGGGACAGTCCGACGACGGCGCCGCGGGCGTCCGAGCGCCAGTAGGGGGCGAAGAGGCCGGAGAAGGCGGGGACGAAGTACGTGCCGCCGTTGTCCTCGACGGTCCGCGCCAGTTCCTCGCTCTCCGGCGCCGACTTGATGATCCTCAGTTGGTCGCGCAGCCACTGCACGGCCGAACCGGTCACCGCGATGGAGCCCTCCAGCGCGTACACCACCGGCTCGTCCCCGAACTTGTACGCCACCGTGCTCAGGAGGCCGTTCTCGGAGCGGACCAGCTCCGTCCCCGTGTTCAGGACGAGGAAGTTGCCCGTGCCGTACGTGTTCTTGGCCTCGCCGGGGGCGAAGCAGACCTGGCCGACGGTGGCCGCCTGCTGGTCGCCGAGGACCCCGCCGATGGGCACCGCCCCGCGCAGCGGACGCGAGGTGCGGGTGGACCCGTACGCGGTGGCGTCCGACGACGGGTTGATGGTGGGCAGCATCGACCGGGGGATGCCGAAGAAGCTCAGCAGTTCGTCGTCCCAGTCGAGGGTCTCCAGGTCCATGAGCATGGTGCGGCTGGCGTTGGTCACATCGGTGGCGTGGATACCGCCGTCGGGGCCGCCGGTCAGGTTCCACAGGACCCAGGCGTCGGTGTTGCCGAAGATCGCGTGCCCCGCCTCGGCCGCCTCCCGCACACCCTCGACGTTCTCCAGGATCCACTGGATCTTGCCGCCGGAGAAGTACGTGGCCGGGGGCAGCCCGGCCTTGCGGCGGATGATGTCGCCGCGTCCCGTCCGTTCGAGGTTGGCCGCGATGGCGTCGGTCCGGGTGTCCTGCCAGACGATCGCGTTGTAGTAGGGACGCCCGTTGCGCGGGTCCCAGACGACCGCCGTCTCGCGCTGGTTGGTGATGCCGATGGCGGCCAGGTCGCTCGCCGAGAGACCGCCGTACCGCAGGGCGTTCTGCATCACCGAGTTGGTGCGCTCCCAGATCTCCACCGGGTCGTGCTCCACCCAGCCGGAGCGGGGCAGGATCTGCTCGTGCTCGAGTTGGTGCCTGGCGACCTCGTTGCCGCCGTGGTCGAAGATCATGAACCGGGTGCTGGTGGTGCCTTGGTCCACCGCACCGATGAAGTCCGCCATGGTGTCTCGCCTCTCCGGCAGGTGCCGTCAGTCCTGGGGTTCGGGGACGCGTCCCACGGGTTCGGGTTCCGCCGAGGGCATGAATCGCTCGATCATGAACTTGTACATCCCCGCCCCGATCACCCCGCCGACCAGCGGGCCCACGATGGGCACCCAGAAGTAGAGGTTTCCGTACTGGTCGCGCCACGCGTCGTCGTATCCGGTGAGGAAGCTCGCGAGTCGCGGGCCGAAGTCGCGGGCCGGGTTGATCGCGTACCCGGCGTTGGTGCCGAACGCCATGCCGATGGCGACCACGACCAGGCCGATGACGAACGGGGCCAGGTTGGCACCGGGCGGCGTGTTGAGCAGGTCGGTGAGGGCCATGATGAGCAGCAGCAGGATGGCGGTGCCGATCACCTGGTCCCGGAAGGCGCCCCACTCCGACACCGGCAGCCCCGGGTTGCCGTTGGACGGCAGCGTGGAGAAGACGATCTGCGTCGTGAAGGTGTGCAGGGGATCGGCCTTGGCCAGGGCCTCGCTGTAGTTCCAGCGGACCAGGAGCGCGGCGACGAACGCACCCGCCGTCTGGGCCAGGCTGTAGGGCAGCACCTTCGCCCAGGGGAAGCCCCGGAACGTGGCCAGGGCCACCGTCACCGCGGGGTTGATGTGGGCACCGCTCAGCCGGGCCGCCACGTAGACGCCCAGGGTGACGCCCAGGCCCCACGCCCACGCGATGCTGTCGTGATCCCCGAGGCCGCCCGGCGGGTCGGTCAGAGCACCGCCCGCGATCACCTGGGCCACCACACCGCAACCGAAAAGAATGAGGATCATCGTGCCGACGAACTCCGCCGACAACTCTCGCAAAAGTCCCGACTTCGTACTGGGCCCACCCATCGAAGCTCGCTCTCCGCCGCCGTACCGGCTG
This window encodes:
- a CDS encoding SDR family oxidoreductase, whose amino-acid sequence is MAGTILITGAGSGFGKEVALRLAAGGHDVIAGVEIIAQVSPVRAEARERGVTLRVEKLDVTDPGDPARALDWDVEVLLNNAGVAEGGSTVDIPAARLRRQFEVNVIGPVLLTQPLAKRMAERGSGRIVFMSSVAGLTVDPFTGAYAASKHAVEAFADALDQELAEFGVTVATINPGPFLTGFNDTMFETWKEWRDDPAGRLFDYERLAFPHEQYDPEPVYATTVRVLLGEDRRYRHLLPEEMEPQARDQVAAQWDRELNDGRRPALVQKAHDIVPATPVRQD
- the glpK gene encoding glycerol kinase GlpK produces the protein MADFIGAVDQGTTSTRFMIFDHGGNEVARHQLEHEQILPRSGWVEHDPVEIWERTNSVMQNALRYGGLSASDLAAIGITNQRETAVVWDPRNGRPYYNAIVWQDTRTDAIAANLERTGRGDIIRRKAGLPPATYFSGGKIQWILENVEGVREAAEAGHAIFGNTDAWVLWNLTGGPDGGIHATDVTNASRTMLMDLETLDWDDELLSFFGIPRSMLPTINPSSDATAYGSTRTSRPLRGAVPIGGVLGDQQAATVGQVCFAPGEAKNTYGTGNFLVLNTGTELVRSENGLLSTVAYKFGDEPVVYALEGSIAVTGSAVQWLRDQLRIIKSAPESEELARTVEDNGGTYFVPAFSGLFAPYWRSDARGAVVGLSRYNSGGHLARATLEAICYQSRDVVEAMEQDSGVHLDVLKVDGGVTSNDLCMQIQADVLGVPVSRPVVAETTALGAAYAAGLAVGFWRDTDELRTQWHESKRWQPEWTEEQRRQGYADWKRAVERTLDWVRVP
- a CDS encoding MIP/aquaporin family protein, which translates into the protein MGGPSTKSGLLRELSAEFVGTMILILFGCGVVAQVIAGGALTDPPGGLGDHDSIAWAWGLGVTLGVYVAARLSGAHINPAVTVALATFRGFPWAKVLPYSLAQTAGAFVAALLVRWNYSEALAKADPLHTFTTQIVFSTLPSNGNPGLPVSEWGAFRDQVIGTAILLLLIMALTDLLNTPPGANLAPFVIGLVVVAIGMAFGTNAGYAINPARDFGPRLASFLTGYDDAWRDQYGNLYFWVPIVGPLVGGVIGAGMYKFMIERFMPSAEPEPVGRVPEPQD